From Halalkalicoccus sp. CG83, one genomic window encodes:
- the pyk gene encoding pyruvate kinase, with product MRNAKIVCTLGPASDDRRMIRGLADAGMSVARLNASHGSVEDRAEMIDAIREVDEASEEPLAAMLDTQGPEIRTAEIEEPIRLETDTEVRFVEGDDATSEEVGLSLSIDAVEPGDRILLDDGRIETTVTEIQDDAVVARVESGGELGARKGVNVPGVDLDLDVVTEKDRRDLELAARKEVDFVAASFVRDASDVYKIGAVLEEFDAEIPIIAKIERAGAVENLEGIIDASYGIMVARGDLGVECPMEDVPMIQKRIIRGCRDAGVPVITATEMLDSMVHSRRPTRAEASDVANAVLDGTDAVMLSGETAIGDHPVRVVETMSSIIREVENSTEYDELREQRVPAPSESRTEGLARAARYLARDLGASAVVAASESGYTARKMAKYRPGVPVVASTPTERVRRQLALSWGVQAQYAPFTDEGADAVIDNAVQAALDAGAAESGDTVVVLSGMMTEIEGAGTTNMLKVHIAAETLATGTGVVSGRASGPVVRCADGDLSGIEDGTIVVLPPGFDAEFTGNLARIGAVVDARSGMTGYPAMIARELGIPMVSGADLGAVPEGTLATVDAERGVIYEGELADPKARRETSFSLQEERR from the coding sequence ATGAGAAACGCGAAGATCGTCTGTACGCTCGGGCCTGCCTCCGACGACCGGCGTATGATCCGCGGGCTGGCGGACGCGGGGATGTCGGTCGCCCGGCTGAACGCGAGCCACGGCAGCGTCGAGGACCGCGCGGAGATGATCGACGCCATCCGCGAGGTCGACGAGGCCTCGGAGGAGCCCCTCGCCGCGATGCTCGACACCCAGGGTCCGGAGATCCGCACGGCCGAGATCGAGGAGCCGATCCGACTCGAGACCGACACGGAGGTGCGCTTCGTCGAGGGCGACGACGCCACGAGCGAGGAGGTCGGCCTCTCGCTCTCGATCGATGCCGTCGAGCCGGGCGACCGGATCCTGCTCGACGACGGCCGGATCGAGACGACCGTCACCGAGATCCAGGACGACGCCGTGGTGGCCCGCGTCGAGAGCGGCGGTGAGCTGGGCGCGCGCAAGGGAGTGAACGTCCCCGGCGTCGATCTCGACCTCGACGTCGTGACCGAGAAGGACCGACGGGACCTCGAACTCGCCGCCCGAAAGGAGGTCGACTTCGTCGCGGCGAGCTTCGTCCGCGACGCGAGCGACGTCTACAAGATCGGGGCCGTCCTCGAGGAGTTCGACGCGGAGATCCCGATCATCGCGAAGATCGAACGCGCCGGCGCGGTCGAGAACCTGGAGGGGATCATCGACGCCTCCTACGGGATCATGGTCGCGCGCGGCGACCTGGGGGTGGAGTGTCCGATGGAGGACGTCCCGATGATCCAGAAACGCATCATCCGGGGCTGTCGCGACGCGGGCGTGCCCGTGATCACGGCGACGGAGATGCTCGACTCGATGGTCCACTCCCGACGGCCCACCCGCGCGGAGGCCTCGGACGTGGCTAACGCCGTCCTCGACGGCACCGACGCGGTGATGCTCTCGGGCGAGACCGCGATCGGCGACCACCCGGTGCGCGTGGTCGAGACGATGAGTAGCATCATTCGCGAGGTCGAGAACTCGACGGAGTACGACGAACTGCGCGAACAGCGCGTGCCCGCCCCGAGCGAATCGCGAACCGAGGGGCTGGCCCGCGCCGCCCGCTACCTCGCACGCGATCTGGGCGCGAGCGCGGTAGTGGCGGCGAGCGAGTCGGGCTACACGGCACGGAAGATGGCGAAGTACCGCCCCGGGGTTCCCGTCGTCGCGTCGACGCCGACCGAACGGGTCCGCAGACAGCTCGCCCTCTCGTGGGGGGTCCAGGCCCAGTACGCACCCTTCACCGACGAGGGCGCCGACGCCGTGATCGACAACGCGGTCCAGGCGGCGCTCGACGCCGGCGCCGCGGAGAGCGGCGACACCGTCGTGGTGCTCTCGGGGATGATGACCGAGATCGAGGGTGCGGGGACGACGAACATGCTCAAGGTCCACATCGCCGCCGAGACGCTCGCGACGGGGACGGGCGTCGTCTCGGGGCGGGCGAGCGGACCGGTCGTCCGCTGTGCGGACGGCGATCTCTCGGGAATCGAGGACGGCACGATCGTCGTGCTCCCGCCGGGCTTCGACGCGGAGTTCACGGGCAATCTCGCACGGATCGGCGCGGTCGTCGACGCCCGCTCGGGGATGACCGGCTACCCCGCGATGATCGCGCGCGAACTCGGAATCCCGATGGTGAGCGGCGCCGATCTGGGCGCGGTCCCCGAGGGGACGCTCGCGACCGTCGACGCCGAACGCGGCGTGATCTACGAGGGAGAACTCGCCGATCCGAAGGCCCGTCGGGAGACGAGCTTTTCACTGCAGGAGGAGAGACGATAA
- a CDS encoding DUF7312 domain-containing protein, producing the protein MANDSDGKWKYSIEDVGEDAENSEDGETPGTKAEKPADPEAVDRRIEPGSPSLENALFVVLGALLALGTVVHGLGLI; encoded by the coding sequence ATGGCCAACGATTCGGACGGGAAGTGGAAGTACTCGATCGAGGACGTCGGCGAGGACGCTGAGAACTCGGAGGACGGGGAGACTCCGGGGACGAAGGCGGAGAAGCCGGCCGATCCCGAGGCGGTCGACCGGCGGATCGAACCGGGATCACCGAGCCTGGAGAACGCCCTGTTCGTAGTGCTGGGCGCGCTGCTGGCGCTCGGTACGGTCGTCCACGGACTCGGACTCATCTGA
- a CDS encoding SPFH domain-containing protein: protein MLPLVPLQAALTLTFVALLLLFLAIVTVWQMVEIVDATEKRALTVFGEYRKLLEPGIHFIPPFVSATHRFDMRTQTLDVPHQEAITRDNSPVTADAVVYIKVMDAKKAFLEVDDYKRAVSNLAQTTLRAVLGDMELDDTLSKREEINAKIRLELDEPTDEWGIRVESVEVREVNPSQDVQRAMEQQTSAERKRRAMILEAQGERRSAVETAEGDKQSNIIRAQGEKQSQILEAQGDAVSTVLRAKSAESMGERAIIEKGMETLESIGQGESTTFVMPQELTSLVGRYGKHLTGSDTKITEGELDSLDFDQETREMLGLDNIDEILGQIDEEADLDVEEMEQEAQAIKEGEDIEAIQDPDEAVSGMSDEFDADDEEWSDREDLETEPETE from the coding sequence ATGTTACCACTCGTACCGCTGCAGGCGGCGCTCACGCTCACGTTCGTCGCGTTGCTGTTGCTGTTTCTCGCCATCGTCACCGTCTGGCAGATGGTGGAGATCGTCGACGCGACCGAGAAGCGCGCGCTGACGGTCTTCGGCGAGTACCGGAAACTGCTCGAGCCGGGGATCCACTTCATCCCCCCGTTCGTCTCGGCGACCCATCGCTTCGACATGCGGACCCAGACGCTCGACGTTCCCCACCAGGAGGCCATCACGCGTGACAACTCCCCCGTCACGGCCGACGCCGTCGTCTACATCAAGGTGATGGACGCGAAGAAGGCGTTTCTGGAGGTCGACGACTACAAGCGGGCCGTCTCGAACCTCGCCCAGACGACCCTCAGAGCCGTGCTGGGCGACATGGAGCTCGACGACACGCTGAGCAAGCGCGAGGAGATCAACGCCAAGATCCGACTCGAGCTCGACGAGCCCACCGACGAGTGGGGCATCCGCGTCGAGAGCGTCGAGGTGCGGGAGGTCAACCCGAGCCAGGACGTCCAGCGTGCGATGGAGCAACAGACCAGCGCCGAACGGAAGCGCCGCGCGATGATCCTCGAGGCACAGGGTGAACGCCGGTCGGCGGTCGAGACCGCAGAGGGGGACAAACAGTCGAACATCATCCGCGCACAGGGTGAGAAACAGAGCCAGATCCTCGAGGCGCAGGGTGACGCCGTCTCCACCGTACTGAGAGCGAAGTCCGCCGAATCGATGGGCGAGCGCGCGATCATCGAGAAGGGGATGGAAACCCTCGAATCGATCGGCCAGGGCGAGTCGACGACGTTCGTCATGCCCCAGGAGCTCACGTCGCTCGTGGGCCGGTACGGCAAGCATCTCACGGGCAGCGACACCAAGATCACCGAGGGCGAACTCGACAGCCTCGACTTCGACCAGGAGACCCGGGAGATGCTCGGACTCGACAACATCGACGAGATCCTCGGCCAGATCGACGAGGAGGCCGACCTGGACGTCGAGGAGATGGAACAGGAGGCCCAGGCGATCAAGGAGGGCGAGGACATCGAGGCGATCCAGGACCCGGACGAGGCGGTCAGCGGCATGAGCGACGAGTTCGACGCCGACGACGAGGAGTGGTCGGACCGCGAGGACCTCGAGACCGAACCGGAGACCGAGTAA
- a CDS encoding DUF7123 family protein: MSRVATVSLNEKQERILQYLREHAESRTYFKSRIIAKDLGLTAKEVGTNMGALQAGEFDVSVEKWGYSSSTTWMVNV; the protein is encoded by the coding sequence ATGAGTCGAGTCGCGACCGTCAGCCTGAACGAGAAACAGGAGCGCATCCTGCAGTACCTCCGCGAGCACGCCGAGTCCCGGACGTACTTCAAGTCCAGGATCATCGCGAAGGATCTCGGTCTCACGGCCAAGGAAGTCGGCACGAACATGGGCGCGCTCCAGGCGGGGGAGTTCGACGTCTCCGTCGAGAAGTGGGGCTACTCCTCCAGCACGACCTGGATGGTGAACGTTTAG
- a CDS encoding winged helix-turn-helix transcriptional regulator, producing MPDREPVDREKRTTLRRFAAVGAASPLAAFVGSPDRDSDARGAIAGYLSTTPGAHFSKIRDDLSLGTGETQHHLRRLVEAGAIESHPDGEYRRYFPVGRFSAFERRALGYLRRETPRGMLIALLSEPGTTGSAIAERLDVSTATVSNTAADLEEAGLISRTDGYAVERPETLLTLLVRYADSFGPAAVEIADRADDLLRYDP from the coding sequence ATGCCGGATCGCGAGCCCGTCGATCGGGAGAAACGGACGACGCTTCGGCGGTTCGCCGCGGTCGGAGCCGCGAGCCCGCTGGCGGCGTTCGTCGGCTCGCCCGATCGTGACAGCGACGCCCGCGGGGCGATCGCGGGCTACCTCTCGACGACCCCCGGCGCACACTTCTCGAAGATCCGTGACGACCTCTCGTTGGGTACCGGCGAGACCCAACACCACCTCCGACGGCTCGTCGAGGCGGGCGCGATCGAGAGCCACCCGGACGGGGAGTACCGCCGATACTTCCCGGTCGGTCGGTTCTCGGCCTTCGAACGGCGAGCGCTGGGATATCTCCGCCGCGAGACGCCGCGGGGAATGCTGATCGCGCTGCTCTCGGAGCCGGGAACGACCGGCAGCGCGATCGCCGAACGGCTCGACGTCTCGACGGCGACGGTGAGCAACACCGCCGCGGACCTCGAGGAGGCGGGGCTGATCTCCCGAACGGACGGCTACGCCGTCGAACGGCCCGAGACGCTGTTGACCCTGCTCGTTCGATACGCCGACTCGTTCGGTCCCGCGGCGGTGGAGATCGCGGACCGGGCCGACGACCTGCTCCGATACGATCCCTGA
- a CDS encoding NfeD family protein encodes MVEILGESLPLILLVAGVALAIAEAMAPGAHLIVLGIALLVAGLVGLALGPFVSGGALAIALALTVMVVGGVTLFAYRELDIYGGKGTGRTSDSSALKGRTGRVTERVTPNGGQIKLEKGGFNPYYTARSMESTIEEGQEVIVIDPGGGNVVTVESLGVAEDEIDRALRQGRAETDGEGEREREYEYEHERER; translated from the coding sequence ATGGTAGAGATTCTCGGGGAATCGCTCCCGCTGATCCTGCTGGTGGCCGGGGTCGCACTGGCGATCGCGGAGGCGATGGCGCCGGGCGCTCACCTGATCGTCCTCGGGATCGCCCTGCTCGTCGCGGGTCTCGTTGGACTGGCGCTGGGCCCGTTCGTCTCGGGGGGCGCGCTCGCCATCGCGCTCGCGCTGACGGTGATGGTCGTCGGGGGCGTCACTCTGTTCGCCTATCGAGAACTCGACATCTACGGCGGCAAGGGTACGGGACGCACGAGCGACTCGAGCGCGCTCAAGGGCCGAACGGGCCGAGTCACCGAGCGCGTCACCCCCAACGGAGGGCAGATCAAACTCGAGAAGGGCGGCTTCAATCCCTACTACACCGCGCGGTCGATGGAGAGTACCATCGAGGAGGGCCAGGAGGTGATCGTGATCGATCCCGGCGGCGGCAACGTCGTGACGGTCGAGTCGCTCGGCGTAGCGGAGGACGAGATCGACCGCGCGCTCCGGCAGGGTCGCGCCGAGACCGACGGCGAGGGCGAGCGAGAACGGGAGTACGAGTACGAACACGAGCGCGAGCGGTAG
- the metG gene encoding methionine--tRNA ligase codes for MSRDDYPTDQPAVVTCGLPYANGDLHIGHLRTYVSGDALARSLRRLGQRTAFVSGSDMHGTPVAVNAEKAGVTPEEFALEWHEKYEATFPEFGVEFDNYGHTHDETNAELTREFVREWIDGDHVYEKEIQVAWDPEVDQPLPDRYVEGTCPYCGERARGDECDEGCQRHLEPGEIENPTSTITGNPAEYRSRDHEFLRLADFQEYLKGFLGRLEGTDNARNQPREWIEGELQDLCITRDMDWGIEYPGEGKEDLVLYVWVDAPIEYVASTKQYSDRVGSDEFDWEAAWKEGAPGPGEPMDDPSAEGGEILHVIGRDIIQHHTVFWPAMLRGAGYNEPRAVMASGFVNLDGKAFSTSRNRAIWADDYLDEGFESDLLRYYLVTTGGFQQDIDFSWERFQERVNGELVGNVGNFVYRSLLFASRNFEGTPEADPSEEVLSEINDAMEAFRADLNEYSIREASQAGVRLSRFGNEYIQRHEPWKLVDEEPEEAAQVIRDCVQLAKAAAVLLEPVLPDTTERLWAQLGEEGSVHDVDLTACLEDPPAEFGEPEALFEKIEDERVERLNERLEERVAAASADSDSGDETADAEDEGGDASEDEGTETEGLEPVTDERIDFEEFQSLDVRVGEVLAAEGIEGADDLARLEVDIGVETRQIVAGIKRLHDLDALPGTRVVILANLEPAELFGVESNGMLLAAGEDADLLTTLGDSEPGTKVR; via the coding sequence CGACTATCCGACCGACCAGCCGGCGGTGGTCACCTGCGGGCTGCCCTACGCGAACGGCGACCTGCACATCGGCCACCTTCGAACCTACGTCTCGGGCGACGCCCTCGCGCGCTCGCTGCGGCGACTCGGCCAGCGCACCGCGTTCGTCTCCGGTTCGGACATGCACGGCACGCCCGTGGCGGTGAACGCCGAGAAGGCGGGCGTCACGCCCGAGGAGTTCGCCCTCGAGTGGCACGAGAAGTACGAGGCGACGTTCCCGGAGTTCGGCGTCGAGTTCGACAACTACGGACACACCCACGACGAGACCAACGCCGAGCTCACCCGGGAGTTCGTCCGCGAGTGGATCGACGGCGACCACGTCTACGAGAAGGAGATCCAGGTCGCCTGGGATCCCGAGGTCGACCAGCCCCTTCCGGACAGGTACGTCGAGGGGACCTGTCCCTACTGCGGGGAGCGCGCCCGCGGCGACGAGTGCGACGAGGGCTGCCAGCGCCACCTCGAACCCGGCGAGATCGAGAACCCGACCAGCACCATCACCGGCAACCCCGCCGAGTACCGCAGCCGCGATCACGAGTTCCTGCGTCTCGCGGACTTCCAGGAGTATCTCAAAGGCTTTCTGGGACGGCTCGAAGGGACCGACAACGCGCGCAACCAGCCCCGCGAGTGGATCGAGGGAGAGCTCCAGGACCTCTGTATCACCCGCGACATGGACTGGGGGATCGAGTATCCCGGCGAGGGCAAGGAGGACCTCGTGCTCTACGTCTGGGTCGACGCCCCCATCGAGTACGTCGCCAGCACGAAGCAGTACAGCGATCGGGTCGGCAGCGACGAGTTCGACTGGGAGGCCGCCTGGAAGGAGGGTGCGCCCGGGCCGGGCGAACCGATGGACGACCCGTCCGCCGAGGGCGGCGAGATCCTCCACGTGATCGGCCGGGACATCATCCAGCACCACACGGTCTTCTGGCCCGCGATGCTCCGCGGGGCGGGCTACAACGAGCCGCGGGCGGTGATGGCGAGCGGGTTCGTCAACCTCGACGGAAAGGCGTTCTCGACCTCACGGAATAGAGCGATCTGGGCCGACGACTACCTCGATGAAGGGTTCGAGTCCGATCTCCTGCGGTACTACCTGGTGACGACCGGCGGCTTCCAGCAGGACATCGACTTCTCCTGGGAGCGCTTCCAGGAACGGGTCAACGGCGAACTCGTCGGCAACGTCGGCAACTTCGTCTACCGCTCGCTGCTGTTCGCCAGCCGGAACTTCGAGGGCACGCCCGAGGCGGATCCCAGCGAGGAGGTCCTCTCGGAGATCAACGACGCGATGGAGGCGTTCCGCGCCGACCTGAACGAGTACTCGATTCGCGAGGCGAGCCAGGCCGGCGTCCGGCTCTCGCGGTTCGGCAACGAGTACATCCAGCGCCACGAGCCCTGGAAGCTCGTCGACGAGGAGCCCGAGGAGGCGGCGCAGGTGATCCGCGACTGCGTCCAGCTCGCGAAGGCTGCCGCGGTCCTTCTCGAGCCGGTGCTTCCGGATACGACCGAACGGCTCTGGGCACAGCTCGGCGAGGAGGGGTCGGTCCACGACGTCGATCTGACTGCATGTCTCGAGGACCCGCCCGCCGAGTTCGGCGAGCCCGAGGCGCTGTTCGAGAAGATCGAGGACGAGCGCGTCGAGCGACTCAACGAACGACTCGAGGAGCGCGTTGCGGCCGCGAGCGCCGATAGCGATAGCGGCGACGAGACGGCCGATGCCGAGGACGAGGGCGGGGATGCGAGCGAGGACGAGGGGACGGAAACCGAGGGACTCGAACCCGTCACCGACGAGCGCATCGACTTCGAGGAGTTCCAGTCGCTCGACGTCCGCGTCGGCGAGGTCCTCGCGGCTGAGGGGATCGAGGGCGCGGACGACCTCGCGCGGCTGGAGGTCGACATCGGCGTCGAGACCCGACAGATCGTCGCAGGGATCAAGCGCCTGCACGACCTCGACGCGCTTCCCGGAACGCGGGTGGTGATCCTCGCCAACCTGGAGCCCGCGGAGCTGTTCGGCGTCGAGTCGAACGGCATGCTGCTCGCGGCCGGCGAGGACGCAGACCTGTTGACGACGCTCGGCGACAGCGAGCCGGGGACGAAGGTCAGGTGA